The proteins below come from a single Etheostoma spectabile isolate EspeVRDwgs_2016 chromosome 4, UIUC_Espe_1.0, whole genome shotgun sequence genomic window:
- the tusc2a gene encoding tumor suppressor 2, mitochondrial calcium regulator a: MGGSGSKAKGVWPFSGSGAAGGESASDGNDQSVARLKGSRNATPFVFTRRSSLYYDEDGDLAHEFYEETVVTKNGRKKSKLKRIQKNLIPQGVVKLDHPCIHVDFPIVLCEV; this comes from the exons ATGGGTGGGAGTGGATCCAAAGCCAAAGGTGTCTGGCCTTTCTCAGGCAGCGGAGCTGCTGGAGGGGAATCAGCCAGTGATGGGAACGATCAGTCGGTGGCTCGTCTCAAAGGTTCCAGAAATGCAACACCGTTTGTTTTTACCAGGAGAAG TTCCTTGTACTATGACGAGGATGGTGACCTTGCCCATGAATTCTATGAAGAGACGGTTGTGacaaaaaatggcagaaaaaagtCCAAGTTGAAGAGGATCCAGAAAAATCTAATTCCACAG ggAGTTGTGAAGCTTGACCACCCCTGTATACATGTAGATTTCCCCATCGTCCTCTGTGAGGTGTGA
- the hyal1 gene encoding hyaluronidase-1 encodes MSSFHHEVLLFLNLISLVSGLQFATSSFSQVPFLTVWNAPTASCLSQYGVDLDLGTFSIVHNQNETFMGENITIFYSEKLGLYPWYTSQAEAINGGVPQNASLDEHLRVASKDIHTWIPDRDFQGLAVVDWESWRPVWERNWDSKQVYWMGSRALVRSRHPDWSPAQVDAAARVQFENAARKFMEETLKLGQQERPNGLWGYYGFPNCYNYYSDKSTNYTGECPSVELKRNNELLWLWNVSSALYPDIYLSLGLRNLSREVLLYTHHRILEAMRAGARLIPSTLPVFPYARIVYTYTLDFLSQEHLVYTIGESAALGSAGVVLWGDNAFSKSQATCNAIKSYIDETLGPYLVNVTAAATLCSQTMCSSQGRCQRRNLKSRTYLHLDPAVWKVLSEKKPGGGQNYRVLGQMRTHEVTFIKSKFQCWCYPGWGGESCSEPIQG; translated from the exons ATGAGTTCCTTTCATCACGAGGTGCTGCTTTTCTTGAATCTGATCAGCCTTGTTTCAGGGCTGCAGTTTGCAACATCATCTTTTTCCCAGGTGCCTTTCCTCACAGTGTGGAACGCCCCTACTGCCAGCTGTCTCTCTCAATATGGCGTGGACCTTGACTTGGGAACGTTCAGCATCGTCCATAACCAGAATGAAACCTTTATGGGTGAAAACATAACCATCTTTTACTCTGAAAAGCTCGGTCTGTACCCCTGGTACACCAGCCAAGCAGAGGCTATCAATGGTGGGGTGCCGCAAAACGCCAGTCTTGATGAACACCTCAGAGTGGCCTCTAAAGACATCCACACCTGGATCCCTGACAGGGATTTCCAGGGCCTTGCTGTGGTGGACTGGGAGAGCTGGAGACCTGTGTGGGAGAGAAACTGGGACAGTAAGCAGGTATACTGGATGGGGTCAAGAGCACTAGTGAGGTCCAGGCATCCAGACTGGAGCCCTGCACAGGTAGATGCCGCAGCGCGTGTGCAGTTTGAGAACGCTGCGAGGAAGTTCATGGAGGAAACACTGAAGCTGGGGCAGCAGGAGAGACCAAATGGGCTGTGGGGATATTATGGTTTTCCTAACTGCTACAACTACTATAGCGACAAAAGCACGAACTACACGGGGGAGTGTCCATCTGTAGAGCTGAAGAGGAACAACGAGCTGTTGTGGCTGTGGAATGTCTCTTCCGCTCTTTATCCTGACATCTACCTCAGCCTGGGATTGCGAAACCTCAGCAGAGAAGTGCTCCTCTACACCCACCACCGCATCCTGGAGGCCATGAGAGCAGGAGCTCGGCTGATTCCATCAACACTGCCCGTGTTCCCATACGCTCGCATCGTCTACACATACACGTTAGATTTCCTCTCTCAG GAACACCTGGTCTACACCATCGGAGAGAGTGCTGCTTTAGGATCTGCAGGGGTAGTGCTTTGGGGCGACAATGCCTTCTCCAAATCTCAG GCGACTTGTAATGCTATAAAATCCTACATCGACGAGACTCTGGGTCCTTACCTGGTAAATGTAACGGCGGCGGCCACTCTTTGCAGCCAGACGATGTGTTCCTCTCAGGGAAGATGCCAGAGGAGGAACCTGAAGTCAAGGACCTACCTCCACCTGGACCCTGCCGTGTGGAAGGTGTTGTCTGAGAAGAAACCAGGGGGAGGGCAGAACTACAGAGTTTTAGGACAGATGAGAACACACGAGGTGACGTTCATTAAGTCAAAGTTTCAGTGCTGGTGTTACCCAGGGTGGGGCGGTGAGAGCTGCTCCGAACCGATTCAGGGATAA
- the hyal2a gene encoding hyaluronidase-2, which produces MLCWFLPDWKVLLLIVLLWDRLCALGLKPTRWPLYSKKPLLLAWNAPTEDCAPRHGIRFQLDLFQIVASPNEGFFRQNLTIFYKDRLGLYPSFKADETAENGGLPQVVSLTQHLEKMTDGVQKYIREPGAKGLAVIDWEEWRPLWIRNWETKDVYRRHSRELVRQKNPTLPPEQVGKVAQQEFEMSAKKFMLETLRLAKNLRPNQLWGFYLFPDCYNHDYRRTLENYTGRCPDVEMARNEQLKWLWTESTALFPSIYMAPVLRSSDSGRQFVRNRVKEGMRLASTGDGLARPVFVYTRPTYTNSLEQLTETDLVSTIGESVALGAAGIIMWGDVAYASSKNSCSDLDMYLRGPLSEYLINVSMAAELCSQTLCGSHGRCLRRNSDSNVYLHLNPLYHTISTQNGRPTVVGDLGKEEKTSFHTEFQCQCYSGYQGVGCDQKDPLHQRGTASQIMASALQCVILLITSLLLC; this is translated from the exons ATGTTGTGCTGGTTTTTGCCTGACTGGAAAGTACTGTTGCTGATTGTACTGCTGTGGGACCGTCTCTGTGCTTTGGGATTGAAACCCACGAGATGGCCACTGTATTCAAAAAAGCCTTTGCTCCTTGCTTGGAATGCCCCGACCGAGGACTGTGCCCCCCGGCATGGTATTCGCTTTCAGCTGGATCTTTTCCAAATCGTGGCCTCACCCAATGAGGGCTTCTTTAGGCAAAACCTCACCATCTTCTATAAGGACCGCTTGGGCCTGTACCCCTCCTTTAAGGCAGATGAAACAGCGGAGAACGGGGGGCTGCCGCAGGTGGTCAGTCTCACGCAGCACCTGGAGAAGATGACGGATGGGGTGCAGAAGTACATCCGGGAACCAGGGGCCAAGGGTCTGGCAGTTATTGACTGGGAGGAGTGGCGTCCACTCTGGATACGTAACTGGGAAACCAAAGATGTTTACCGCAGACATTCTCGTGAGTTGGTGCGGCAGAAGAACCCCACATTGCCTCCGGAGCAGGTGGGAAAAGTGGCACAGCAGGAGTTTGAGATGTCTGCCAAGAAATTCATGCTGGAGACGCTGAGGCTCGCCAAGAACCTGAGGCCAAACCAGCTGTGGGGTTTCTACCTGTTCCCCGACTGCTACAATCATGACTACAGGCGCACTCTGGAGAACTACACAGGCCGCTGTCCTGATGTGGAGATGGCCCGCAACGAGCAGCTGAAATGGTTGTGGACTGAGAGCACGGCCCTCTTCCCCTCCATCTACATGGCCCCTGTGCTGCGTTCCTCAGACTCTGGACGACAGTTTGTCCGGAACCGAGTAAAGGAGGGGATGCGTTTGGCATCAACAGGCGATGGGTTGGCACGTCCTGTCTTTGTGTACACCCGGCCTACTTACACCAACTCCCTGGAACAGCTGACAGAG ACGGATCTTGTCTCCACCATCGGGGAGAGCGTGGCTTTAGGAGCAGCTGGAATCATTATGTGGGGAGATGTAGCTTATGCGAGCAGCAAA AACAGCTGTTCCGACCTGGATATGTATCTACGGGGTCCGCTAAGTGAATACCTCATCAACGTCTCCATGGCAGCAGAACTATGCAGCCAGACCTTGTGTGGTTCTCACGGTCGCTGTCTGCGCAGAAATTCAGACAGCAATGTCTACTTGCATCTGAACCCCCTCTACCACACTATAAGCACACAAAACGGCAGGCCAACAGTCGTCGGTGACCTTGGCAAAGAAGAGAAGACCAGTTTTCACACCGAGTTTCAGTGCCAGTGCTACAGCGGCTATCAGGGAGTGGGCTGTGATCAGAAAGACCCTCTACACCAAAGAGGGACGGCATCCCAAATCATGGCGTCAGCACTGCAATGTGTGATCTTACTGATTacctctctgctcctctgttAA